The genomic segment CCGGGGGAAGCCGCGGACCACCGATACGGTCGGGGCGTAGCGCAGTCCGGTAGCGCACCTGGTTCGGGACCAGGGGGTCGGAGGTTCAAATCCTCTCGCCCCGACCAACGCTGACGAAGGAAACGGGTCGCCTCAGGGCGGCCCGTTCCTGTTTTATCCTGTTTTCAACATTCAGCGGCACCGCACCTAGGTCAACCCGATCAGACGCCGCCAGCCGCGTCGGCCCGGCAGCGGGACCTCGTGCTCCACGCGCCGCACCTCGCCATCCGGCTCCAGCAGCGCGTAGCCCTGCCAGCTCTGGGGCAGCCCGAGGTAATGGATCCCGTCGCGCTCGCTCTCGTGCCAGCGGTGGTGGTGCCCGAAGACCCACCAGCGCGGCCGCAGGTGCGCCGCCACGCGCGCCAGGCCCGCCACGCCGGGCGGGCCCAGGTGGGCGAGCGCGACCTCGCTGTTCACCCCGATGTCCGTGGGGCAGTCGTGGCTGATCACGAGGTCGATGCTGCCGGGAGCGTGGGCCAGGCAGGCGTCGATGTCCCGCTCGCGGATCTCGCTGCCGCACGGGGTCGACCAGGCGTCCATGTAGCGCGCGCCGCCGACGCACAGGCAGTTCCAGTCGCCCAGACTCAACCGGGAGCCGCGGGGCAGGTGGGTGACGACGTCCGCGTAGTCGCGCACCAGCCGCTCGAACGACGCGAAGTCCTCGTGGTTGCCCTCGATGAAGGCCGTGGGGTGCGCGAACCGGAACCCGCCGCGTCGGAAGTGGCGGTGCAGTTCGGCGCCGAACAGGCCGAAGTCCCCCAGCACCAGCACCCGCTCGACGGGACGGCCCCGCGATTCCTGGGCGTGGGCCGCCTGCGCGTCGACGACTCCGTAGTGCGCGTGGACGTCGCTGAGCAGCAGGATCGAGCCGTCACCGGTCGACATCGCGCTCAGCCCCCCCGGAACTCGTGGTCCAGCATGGTCTGCAGCGCCTTGATGTCGGCGAACACGGACTTCAGCGTCCGGCGCGTCGCCGGGTCGAGCGCGTCCGGCTCGAGCCGGTTGTCGGGTTCGAGACGATCGAGGATCCGCCGGGACTGGTGCTGCAGCCGCAGGTCCATCAGGAAGCGGTACGACTCGGCGAGTTCGGCGGCGGTCTCGGCGCGCAGCTTGCCCGCCGACGCGAGGGCGGCCAACCGGTCCGCCGTGGCGGTGGCGGCGACCCCGTGCTGCAGGGCGCGCAGCCGCACGTAATCGACGATCTGCGCCATGACGCCCTTGACGTCGAAGGTGGCGCGGTCCGCCTCGCCCTTCTCCAGCGCGAAGCCGCCGAACGCGTTGAGCGGCGGCTCGTACTGCAGCACGCTGCGCGCGAGCAGGTGCAGGAAGCGGGGCTCGCTCGCGATCTCGTCCGCCAGGTCGGCGCGCAGCGCGGCGACCAGCCCGTCCTGTCCGAGTCCGTCCTGCCGGAGGGCGCCGCGGAAATCGAAGAAGATCTTCGCCTGCAGCAGGTCCTCGGCCTCCAGGGTGTGGATCCAGCCCGCGAACGTCCGGCGCCAGCCGGAGAGCGACTGGCAGCAGCGGGGCTCCCCGGACATGATGCCGCCCCGGCAATAGGGGTAGCCCGCCGCATCCAGGATCGTGGAGAGCCGCGTCCCCAGGCGCAGGAAATAGTCGCGCGCCGCCGCCTCCGCGCCGGCGTCCAGGTCCGGGTAGATGATGGCGTGGTCCTGGTCCGCCAGCAGGCTCACCTCGGCGCGACCGAGGCTCCCCATGAGCATGACGTCGAAGTCCGACGGCGGCGGCCCCAGTTCGGCGATCGCCAGTTCGACGCCCTTGCGCACGGCCGTGTCCGCGTTCTGCGACAGCATGCGGCTGACCTGCAGGGCGTCGGCCCCGTGGCTCATCATCAGGCCGGCCATGGTCGCCAGACGCCGGTTCGCCGCCGCCAGGTCGTCGCTGCTTCGCGCCGCATGCAGATCGAGCTCGTGCGGCTGCTCCAGGCGGGTGGCCACGGCCATGCAACCGGGCCTGCCCTGCAGCATCACGCGCGACAGCGACAGCATGACCCGCACGACGCCGCCGCCGCGCGTGACCAGTTCGGCTTCGTAGCGGATGGGTGCGCGGTCCCCGTCGGCCACCGCCCGCCAGTGCCGGCGCCCGCTCTCCATTTCGGCGGCCGTCGCGCGCACCAGCCGCCCGGCGTCCAGGCGCGCGAACTCCTCGCGGCTGTAACCGACCAGCTTCAACATGCTCGCGTTGGCGAAGAGCCCCTCGTCGCCCACGGACATGAAGATCGACTCGCCGGCCGACTCCACCAGCGAGCGGTACTTCTCCTCGGAGATCTTCAGGGCGGCGGCCGTGAGCAGGCGGCCGCGCTCCGCCTGGAAGCTGGTGCGCAGCAGGAAGACCAGCAGCAGCGTCACCGCGGCGAGGATCAGCACGGCCGCCGCCTGCAGGCGCCCGGCCACCGCCGCCACCTCGCGGTCGACGTCGTCGGTGTAGACGCCGGTGCCGATGATCCAGCCCCAGGGTGCGAAGCCCTTGACGTAGGACAGCTTGGGCACGATGCGCGCGGGGTCGTCCTTCCACTGCCACATGTAGTCGACGTAGCCGGCGCCCTCGCGGCGCACGACGTCGACCATCGCGACGAAGATCAGCTTGCCGTGCGGGTCGGCGAAGGCGGACAGGTCGCCGCCCTCGAGGTCGGGGCGGTAGGGGTGGACGATCATCCGCGGCTGGAGGTCGTTGATCCAGAAGTAGTCCTTGCCCTCCTGGCCGTAGTGGAGGCTGCGGACCTGCAGGATGGCGGCGGCCTGGGCCTGCTCGCGCGAGAGGCGGCCGGCGCGCTCTTCGGCCTCGTAGCGGGCCAGGATGTTCCACGACGATTCGGTCAGCTCTCGGATCATGAGCCGCTTCTGGTCCATCACCGCGCGGCCCAGGGTGGGCAGGAAGTGGAAGAAGACCACGCCGGAAAAGAGGCCGACGGCCAAGAGGGCGGGCAGGCCCGTGCGCAGCGCAAGACGTTTCATTCTAGACGCTTCATTCGAGACGCTTCATCGTCGTGACCTGCCCTCCGTCTTCATGCCGATGCCCCCGCGCCGGAGCCTACAGCAGGAACTGCACGCCCGCCAGCAACTGGTTGGGGCTGTCGCCGGTGCTGAATTCCACCCCGTAGCGCAGCTTGTGCTTCAGGCGGTAGTAGTGCAGCCCCGCCGTCAGGTTCGACATCCGGTCGCCGGAGCCGGGATCGACGACGGAGACCTTGCCCGTCGCCTGCACGCGGTCGCGGCGCAGCCCCGACTCGACGAACCAGGTGCTGCCGTGGAAGTTGAGGTTGTCCCAGTCGTACCAGCCGGCGTTGAGCGTGCCGAACATCCCGCCCGCGGCGAAGCCGGACTGCAGGTCGACCACGAAGGCCCGGCTGTCGATCGTCCAGCCGGGATCGGCGGCCGACACGTAGCCGGCGCGGTTGGCCCGTCTCTGGTAGTCGATCCCCGTGCCCAGCAGCAGGTAGGGATCCCCGCCCAGGCGCTCCTGCCCGTGGAACCAGGCCGTGGGCACGGCGCCGACGGCCGCGTACTCCAGGTGCCCGGTGAAGCGCGGCGCCGCCTCGGGATTCTTCGTGGTCCCGACTTCGTAGCCGTCGAAGACGCCCGCGCGGTAGGCGAACGACCCGCCGTACGAGCCGTGCAGCATCAGGCCCTGGTCGCGCCAGACGAAGGTGTTGGCCAGCTTGATCACCTCGGCGTTGTAGTCCAGCCCCAGCAGGCTGCCGGCCGAGGAAGTGTTCTCGAAGGACAGCGGCAGCAGGATCAGCCCCACCTCCAGCCAGTGGTCCCCGCTCAGGCGCAGGTCGACGAAGATGTCCTGCAGGTCGGTGGACACGCCGCTCACGGCGCCGTTCCCGGCGTTGTCGTTGTCCGTCTCGGCGAAGACCTTCACGCCGTCGGCGATCTGGCCGCTGAAGATCAACCGCCCCCGGCGCAGGTACAGGTCGCGGTCGGCCGCGGCGCCCTCCACCGTCACGGCGTGGAACTGGCCCAGCAGGCTGAACTGCAGGTTGGCGCCGTCGTCGAAGTCCCAGCGGGGGCCGGCCAGCGCGGGCGCGGCCGCGACCGTCAACACCACCAGCGCCGCCCGCAGCAGCAAGTCCGTCCTGCTCATCGCACTCTCCTTGTCGGGATGGTAGGGGAGGCGGGCCGGCCGACCGGCCCGCTCATTCAAGCCTGACATTTCAAGTCTGGACGGCGACCCGCCGGTTCTTCGTCACCAGCGACACCACGATTAGCGCCAGGAAGCTCAGCGGGATCGAGATGATCCCCGGCTGCCCCAGCGGGTGCCACGCCTGTTCGGCGGTAAGCCCGTACGGGCCCGCGAACATCTCCGGCCCGGTCAGGATGATCCCGAGCGA from the bacterium genome contains:
- a CDS encoding metallophosphoesterase family protein, yielding MSTGDGSILLLSDVHAHYGVVDAQAAHAQESRGRPVERVLVLGDFGLFGAELHRHFRRGGFRFAHPTAFIEGNHEDFASFERLVRDYADVVTHLPRGSRLSLGDWNCLCVGGARYMDAWSTPCGSEIRERDIDACLAHAPGSIDLVISHDCPTDIGVNSEVALAHLGPPGVAGLARVAAHLRPRWWVFGHHHRWHESERDGIHYLGLPQSWQGYALLEPDGEVRRVEHEVPLPGRRGWRRLIGLT
- a CDS encoding putative nucleotidyltransferase substrate binding domain-containing protein gives rise to the protein MKRLALRTGLPALLAVGLFSGVVFFHFLPTLGRAVMDQKRLMIRELTESSWNILARYEAEERAGRLSREQAQAAAILQVRSLHYGQEGKDYFWINDLQPRMIVHPYRPDLEGGDLSAFADPHGKLIFVAMVDVVRREGAGYVDYMWQWKDDPARIVPKLSYVKGFAPWGWIIGTGVYTDDVDREVAAVAGRLQAAAVLILAAVTLLLVFLLRTSFQAERGRLLTAAALKISEEKYRSLVESAGESIFMSVGDEGLFANASMLKLVGYSREEFARLDAGRLVRATAAEMESGRRHWRAVADGDRAPIRYEAELVTRGGGVVRVMLSLSRVMLQGRPGCMAVATRLEQPHELDLHAARSSDDLAAANRRLATMAGLMMSHGADALQVSRMLSQNADTAVRKGVELAIAELGPPPSDFDVMLMGSLGRAEVSLLADQDHAIIYPDLDAGAEAAARDYFLRLGTRLSTILDAAGYPYCRGGIMSGEPRCCQSLSGWRRTFAGWIHTLEAEDLLQAKIFFDFRGALRQDGLGQDGLVAALRADLADEIASEPRFLHLLARSVLQYEPPLNAFGGFALEKGEADRATFDVKGVMAQIVDYVRLRALQHGVAATATADRLAALASAGKLRAETAAELAESYRFLMDLRLQHQSRRILDRLEPDNRLEPDALDPATRRTLKSVFADIKALQTMLDHEFRGG